The genomic region TCGACCAATTGGATCAGGCGCGGCTGGATGCCGACACAGCGCAACTTCGCCCGCGCCACAGGCTTCCTGGCGGACTTCGGCGGCAGATTCAGGCTCGGCCACACCGTCCGGCGCGGCGAAAGCAGGCTGGGTTCACCCGGCAAGGGCGGCGCGAGCGCCGGGCTCGTCATCCATTGCGGCACGATGAGCCCGAGCCGCTTGGCGCGGCCGACCACCGCGCTACGCGTATAAGCCGTTCCAAACCTTGCGTTTATCTGCCTTCCGATCTCCGCATAAGACATGCCTTTGTGAAAATAGTCGCGAAGCGCGTCGGAATGCTCCGACGGCCAATGGCCCGGTTCCATGCTGCTGTCCTGTGATGCGCCTCCACCCGGGAGGCGGGACGCACATTCCGTTATTCCGAACACAGAGTCGAGCCATATTTCTGATATTCATAATTGCATCAATTCCGAATTTCGGATTATAAGAGGCGAGACGGTGCGCAATCGAGGGAATCACCATGTTGGACGTAGCAATGATCGAGCGGGGCCTGGAGAAGACGGGCAAGAGCAAGGGCGGCCTGGCTGCGGCCATGGGCGTGCGCCCCGGCGCGGTCTCGGAGATTCTCGGCGGCGAGCGCCTGGTAAAGGCTTCGGAGATCATTCCGATCATGGAATATCTCGAGCTCAATCTCGCGCCGATCATGGGCCGCGTCGGAGCCGGCGCGGTGATCGAGCCCGACTACGAACAGGTTCCGCCCGAAGGTCTCGGCGACGTCACGTTGCCCTTCCCGATCATGGAAGAGACGATCGCATTCGAGATCGTGGGCGATTCGATGCTGCCAAAATACGAAAGCGGCGACGTGATCGTCGTCTACAAGGACCAGCGTCATCCGCTGTCGAGCTTCTATGGCGAAGAGGCGGTGGTCCGGCTCAAGACCGGCGAGCGCTATCTGAAGACCATCGAGCGGGGCAAATCCCCCTCGGTGGTCAACCTCACCAGCTTCAATGCCAAGCCGATCGTCGGCGTCAAGCTCGACTGGGTCGGGGAAATCTGCCTGTCCATGCCCAAGGGGCAGCTTGAGCGGCTGCGCGCGAAATCGGCGCGTCCCCGCAAGAAGGGCAAATGAAAGGGTTCGCTATTTCTGATTTATAGAAATCGCGGTTGACATAATTCCGATTTTCTGAAATAATCTGCCGCGTCCCGACCACGGGGCGCGGCAGGATCGATTGATGCAATATTTCGTCGTGATGATCGATTATGGGCGGCGGGGCCGCGAGGCGGTCGTCGATCCCGAAATCACCAGGCGCGAGGTCATCTCCCGACTCGCCTCGGGTGAGTATCGGAACGTCTCATTCATCCACGAGATCGTGGAGAACTCGATCGAGGATGTCACCGAGGCCATCCTGGCCGAGGCGGCCCTCCCACAGATCGAGCCCGAGGACGTCGACATCCAGGCAATCCGCTCCGATCACAGCCGCGATCTGCGCAAGCACGAACGGACGTGACGCAGGCTTAGAGCGTGATCCGGACCCGAAGGGCCGCGTTAGCGCAAAGTGTGCAGCGGTTTTCCGAAAAGATCATGCTCAATCAAGAGCCTAAAGCGCGATGACGATTCATCCTGATCGCATCGCGCTTTAGAGCCCGCGCCGCCGCCCAGTCGGGCATTACACCAGGAGAACGGTCGATCCTGTGGTCTTGCGGGCCGCAAGGTCGGCATGCGCCTTGGCGGCGTCCTTCAGCGGATAGGTCTGGTGCACCTCGATCTTGACCGCACCGGACTTGACGACGTCGAACAACTCGCCCGCCATCGCCACCAGACTTCCGCGCTTGGCGGCGTAGGTGAACAGCGTCGGACGCGTGACGTAGAGCGAGCCCTTCTGGGCGAGCAGTCCGAGATTGAGCGGCTCGACCGCACCGGAGGACTGACCGAACAGCGCAGCGACACCGAGCGGCGCGAGGCAATCCAGCGATTTCAGGAACGTGTCCTTGCCGACGGAATCGTACACCA from Bradyrhizobium sp. CB1015 harbors:
- a CDS encoding GcrA family cell cycle regulator; the encoded protein is MEPGHWPSEHSDALRDYFHKGMSYAEIGRQINARFGTAYTRSAVVGRAKRLGLIVPQWMTSPALAPPLPGEPSLLSPRRTVWPSLNLPPKSARKPVARAKLRCVGIQPRLIQLVEIEPADCRYPYGGDKDGEEITFCGHPRQPGSSYCAPHARLTRRSEAASAARAAGPVVLKLVSAL
- a CDS encoding S24 family peptidase, whose protein sequence is MLDVAMIERGLEKTGKSKGGLAAAMGVRPGAVSEILGGERLVKASEIIPIMEYLELNLAPIMGRVGAGAVIEPDYEQVPPEGLGDVTLPFPIMEETIAFEIVGDSMLPKYESGDVIVVYKDQRHPLSSFYGEEAVVRLKTGERYLKTIERGKSPSVVNLTSFNAKPIVGVKLDWVGEICLSMPKGQLERLRAKSARPRKKGK